The nucleotide sequence ACTGATGACCCCGGTAAATCCACGTGCAATACCGGCAGGCATCGTGCTGGTAATGCTCGGGCTGATCATATTGGCGCCGTTGATCAGTCTGGTAAACCTCAGTGGACTGCCGGGTTACGAGTCCGGCGACCTGCAGTTCTGGCATAGCAGATATATTCGACGGGTTTTATGGTTCAGTCTCTGGCAGGCGAGCCTTTCGACACTATTAAGTGTATTACCGGCAATCCTGGTTGCACGTGCCTTTGCACTGCAACCGAGTTTCCCGATGCGCGCCCTGTTACTTCGACTCTTCGCGTTACCACTGGTCGTGCCCGCGGTGGTTGCCGTGATGGGAGTGGTTTCCGTTTATGGCAGCGATGGCTGGGTATCGCTCGGCGGGTCGCTGTACGGGCTGAACGGCATATTGCTGGCGCATGTTTTCTTCAATCTGCCGCTCGCGGTGCGGTTGCTGTTACCACAATGGCAGACGATTCCCGAGCACCACTGGCAGCTTGGCGAGCAGCTCGGTATGAGTGCGTGGCAACGCTGGCGTTTGCTTGAATGGCCAGCCCTGCGCGAAGCATTACCGGGGATTATGCTGCTGGTATTCATGTTGTGCCTGACCAGCTTTGCAGTGGTATTAACGCTGGGTGGCGGTCCAAAAAGCACGACCCTGGAAGTCGCGATTTACCAGTCACTGCGTTTTGATTTTAATCCTGCCAGGGCCGTTGTGCTGGCACTGCTGCAGCTCCTGGTATGCATGCTGGTAGCCATTGCCACGCTAAAACTGCAACGTTTGCCCGAAGTTGAAATCGCGCTGAATTCCGGGGCGCGGATGAACCGCATTATGCATAATCCGCTCAACGTGGCACTAATACTGGTGGCAGCGGTTTACGTCGGTTTACCGCTGTTGTCGATGTTAGTCGATGCCTTTACAGGACCGGTTGTGCAGGTTATCGCCAGTCATTATCTGTGGCTGGCAATTGGCAAGACGCTGCTTATCGGTTTATCGACGGCGTTACTGTCGGTCTGCGCAGGCTGGTTTCTGCTGCAATATAACGCGAGCCTCGCTCATGCGGGACAAACGGGCCGGGCAAAGTTGGTCGATCTTGCCGGATCGATCGTTTACGTGGTGCCGCCACTTGTCATCGGTACCGGGATATTCGTGCTGTTATCATCGCGGGTTGATGTCTTTAAATGGGTCTACCCGATTGTGATCATAATCAACGCATTGATGGGACTGCCGTTCGTCATTCGCAGCCTGGGCGCGACACTGCGACAAAATTATGCCCGCTACGATTACCTTTGTCAGAGTCTGGGTTTGCAGGGTTGGAACCGGTTTCGTTATCTCGAATGGCCGCTAAGTCGCCGCTCGCTGGGATTGGCTGCTGCTCTGGTCGCGGCACTTGCGATGGGCGACCTCGGCGTCATTGCGTTGTTTGGTACTCCCGAAACCGCAACCCTGCCACTGGTCATATATCAACAGCTCGGCGCCTATCGGATCCCGGATGCAACAGTGACCGCGCTGGTACTGCTGTGCCTGTGCCTCGGCGTTTTCTGGCTGCTGGAACGGGGTATTGGCGGGAAACCCGATGCTTGAAATCAGGCAACTGGCGTTTCGTTACGCGGGTGAACATTCATCGCCCATGTATTTCGATCTGAAGGTCGAACCGGGTGAAGTATTAAGCCTGATCGGCCCGAGTGGCTCCGGTAAATCGACGCTGCTGGCGCTTATCGCCGGTTTCCTGGCACCGGGTTCAGGGCGGATTCTGCTCGATGATGAGGGCATTGAAAAGCTGCCCGTGGCATCGCGCCCGGTGTCAATTGTTTTTCAACAGCACAACCTGTTCCCGCACCTCGATGTCTTTACCAATGTCGCACTGGGAATCAACACCTCTTTGCGTTTGGCACCGCAACAGGTCAGCGAGGCAAATGCAGCCATCGCGCGACTCGGACTTGGCGGGCTGCAATTGCGCAAACCTGGTGAACTCTCGGGTGGGCAGCGGCAGCGTGTTGCGCTGGCGCGGGCCCTGGTGCGCAGGCGTAAAATCTTGCTGCTCGATGAAGCTTTCGCGGCACTCGGTCCGGCGCTACGGGCTGAATTGATAGAGCTGGTCAAAAACCTGGTTGATGAATGTAAAATGGTGGCAATGCTGGTCAGTCACC is from Gammaproteobacteria bacterium and encodes:
- the thiP gene encoding thiamine/thiamine pyrophosphate ABC transporter permease, producing MTPVNPRAIPAGIVLVMLGLIILAPLISLVNLSGLPGYESGDLQFWHSRYIRRVLWFSLWQASLSTLLSVLPAILVARAFALQPSFPMRALLLRLFALPLVVPAVVAVMGVVSVYGSDGWVSLGGSLYGLNGILLAHVFFNLPLAVRLLLPQWQTIPEHHWQLGEQLGMSAWQRWRLLEWPALREALPGIMLLVFMLCLTSFAVVLTLGGGPKSTTLEVAIYQSLRFDFNPARAVVLALLQLLVCMLVAIATLKLQRLPEVEIALNSGARMNRIMHNPLNVALILVAAVYVGLPLLSMLVDAFTGPVVQVIASHYLWLAIGKTLLIGLSTALLSVCAGWFLLQYNASLAHAGQTGRAKLVDLAGSIVYVVPPLVIGTGIFVLLSSRVDVFKWVYPIVIIINALMGLPFVIRSLGATLRQNYARYDYLCQSLGLQGWNRFRYLEWPLSRRSLGLAAALVAALAMGDLGVIALFGTPETATLPLVIYQQLGAYRIPDATVTALVLLCLCLGVFWLLERGIGGKPDA
- a CDS encoding ATP-binding cassette domain-containing protein; translated protein: MLEIRQLAFRYAGEHSSPMYFDLKVEPGEVLSLIGPSGSGKSTLLALIAGFLAPGSGRILLDDEGIEKLPVASRPVSIVFQQHNLFPHLDVFTNVALGINTSLRLAPQQVSEANAAIARLGLGGLQLRKPGELSGGQRQRVALARALVRRRKILLLDEAFAALGPALRAELIELVKNLVDECKMVAMLVSHQPRDALIASARTAFICNGKVAAVEPTLTLLEQSELPEVRDYLGAP